A region from the Salinivibrio kushneri genome encodes:
- a CDS encoding MipA/OmpV family protein, translating to MNPFVTLICLVLTLVPWVAHAQTDSVSGDNYLTVGLVGYTEPSIYTDGEDDQDIELVVEAQWEGIFYRNDTLGVYLAEGDSWYVSAGVGDDVFGDHARGDSKTLKDMESLDKVYTANLTTGWITSVGYFELGYHHDISNNHNSGAVVARYGAPIEQGQWVVDPQLSLTCVGRAVSRYYVGVSAQDTKAGRPTYQPDQTCKFQSDLNLYYTLGRAHHLLLGVSYRHYGDEVSDSPIVDRDDLWSFNTGYLYTF from the coding sequence GTGAATCCATTTGTCACACTTATCTGTTTAGTTTTGACCTTGGTGCCTTGGGTTGCGCACGCGCAAACCGACAGCGTGTCTGGGGATAATTATCTGACCGTCGGGTTGGTTGGCTATACCGAGCCGTCGATTTATACAGATGGCGAAGATGACCAAGACATCGAGCTGGTGGTTGAGGCGCAATGGGAGGGAATTTTTTATCGCAACGACACCCTAGGTGTATATCTGGCCGAGGGCGACAGCTGGTATGTGTCGGCGGGTGTGGGCGACGATGTGTTTGGCGATCACGCCCGCGGTGACAGCAAAACCCTCAAGGATATGGAAAGCCTTGATAAGGTGTATACCGCTAATCTAACTACGGGCTGGATAACATCGGTGGGCTACTTTGAGCTGGGCTATCATCATGATATCTCGAACAATCATAATAGCGGCGCGGTAGTGGCTCGCTATGGCGCTCCCATAGAGCAAGGCCAGTGGGTGGTGGACCCACAATTGTCGCTGACTTGTGTGGGTCGCGCGGTCAGTCGTTATTATGTTGGCGTGTCAGCGCAAGATACCAAAGCTGGCCGACCCACTTATCAACCTGATCAAACCTGCAAATTCCAATCCGACCTCAATCTTTATTACACGCTTGGCCGCGCGCATCATCTGTTGTTGGGGGTGAGCTATCGCCACTATGGCGATGAAGTATCAGACAGCCCTATTGTTGATAGAGACGATCTTTGGTCGTTCAATACCGGCTATTTATACACCTTTTAG
- a CDS encoding alpha/beta hydrolase family protein codes for MKWLKRGLIALVLIGAFVVIAMDDPYAGLDRQSIQFNAGDNQLAGELILPSGTKTPHQCVVFVHGSGDVPTDAFGYYLPLWRVLAANGWCAMSWHKPGVGDSSGDWQSQSMQDRADEVAAAIRYLRQTLGLKDGKLGLMGFSQAGWVIPKVAHQVEDIDFLISVGGAVNWMAQSEYSGRQRRLAAGYSESAIAAEQAAEAKVDALIQSGASYQNYLDQVNQNKKAPMSEAFWQFVKRNWASDATNDLIDLDVPMLALFGARDAYVDSDKTASTYHQRLANAPLPFYHVRVFEHADHSLLRTDNIANAHSERHRWLTLARIWWQGDAAFADGVMPCLTSWLAQFESGWPMQTNICSPELNADTT; via the coding sequence ATGAAGTGGCTAAAGCGAGGGTTGATAGCGTTGGTGCTGATAGGCGCGTTTGTGGTGATAGCCATGGATGACCCCTATGCTGGCTTGGATCGTCAATCCATTCAGTTTAACGCCGGCGATAATCAGCTCGCGGGCGAATTGATTTTACCCTCAGGAACAAAGACACCGCATCAGTGTGTGGTGTTTGTACATGGTTCTGGTGATGTGCCGACCGATGCGTTTGGTTATTACCTCCCACTTTGGCGAGTGTTAGCGGCCAATGGGTGGTGTGCAATGTCTTGGCATAAGCCGGGCGTCGGGGATTCAAGCGGAGATTGGCAGTCGCAATCGATGCAAGATCGCGCTGATGAAGTCGCGGCGGCGATTCGCTACTTGCGCCAAACCTTGGGGCTAAAGGATGGCAAGTTGGGGTTGATGGGCTTTAGCCAAGCTGGCTGGGTGATCCCTAAGGTGGCGCACCAAGTGGAAGATATCGACTTTTTAATCAGTGTAGGCGGGGCGGTCAATTGGATGGCGCAATCCGAGTATTCTGGACGTCAACGGCGATTAGCCGCCGGCTACAGTGAATCGGCTATTGCGGCCGAGCAAGCTGCGGAGGCGAAAGTAGATGCCTTGATTCAATCCGGCGCGTCTTATCAGAACTACCTAGACCAAGTAAATCAGAATAAGAAAGCGCCCATGAGCGAGGCTTTTTGGCAATTTGTAAAACGTAATTGGGCCTCGGATGCGACCAATGATTTAATCGATCTCGACGTGCCCATGTTAGCGTTATTTGGTGCGCGGGATGCTTATGTCGACTCGGATAAAACCGCTTCAACCTATCATCAACGGCTTGCTAACGCGCCGCTGCCTTTTTATCACGTGCGTGTGTTTGAACATGCCGATCACAGCCTACTGCGCACCGACAACATCGCCAATGCGCACAGTGAGCGTCACCGCTGGTTAACACTGGCACGAATTTGGTGGCAGGGGGACGCAGCGTTTGCAGATGGCGTGATGCCATGTTTAACGTCTTGGCTGGCGCAGTTTGAGAGCGGGTGGCCAATGCAGACTAATATCTGCTCGCCTGAGCTAAACGCGGATACGACCTAG